The Rubrobacter tropicus nucleotide sequence TTTCTTGTGGTCGAGGGACTGTGGAGACGGTCCGGCGGAAGACGAAGTAGAAACCTCCGCGGCGTGGGCGGACGCCAAACCACGAGTGTCCTTAGGGCCAGGCGTAGGCGCGTCGGTTTTCTTCTTGGTTTCGCCGGCGTCGGCGCGGGAGGCGGGCGGCCGAGGGAGGGATTGGTTGTCTTCGGGGGGGCTTGTGCCGGCGAGGAGTTCGGCGAAACGGTCGTCGCGCTCCTTCGGGCCGATCGAGAGCAGCCACTCGTCCAAATCCACCCCTTTCGGGAGGAGGCAGACGGCGGCTTCGGCGTTCTGCGGCTCGGCGATCCAGCGCGCCGCCTTCGGCGCGGCCCTCAGCACGTTGGGGTTCGGGGGATCGTCGGCGTCCGGGATGTAGGGCAGCGTCCGGCCGGCGAAATCCGCGCCCTTGAGCTCCAGGAGGGGTTCACCCGGTGCGCCGTCGAGCATCTCTGGAGAGAGGCTCGCGCGGAAGCGTTCGCAGCCCATGATCGCCCCGACGGTGATGCCGCACTCGGCGGCCACGATGGCCCCCATCGCCCCCTCGCAGACGGCGACGAGGTCCTCGGGCCGATGGCCGGGAAAGAGGTAGAGGTGGTTACCGGCGCGTCTGAGGGTCACGTACTTGCGGCCGTCCGTCGGCTCGCCGACGACCCGACCTTCTATCGTTGTGACACGGCCTCGCGCGTCGTGGTACGGGATGAGAACGTAGTTGCCGGTGAGGGTCCACTTGATGAGCCCGGTCTCCTCGTCTTCGGAGAAGCCGGGCACGGACAGCAGCGCCTCGCGGCCCAGCTCGCGCTGGAGTCGCGCCTTCACCTGGCCAGCGCGCGGGGCGGTCATCGTGCCGAAGCGGCCCCGCCTGATGGTGGCACTTGAGAGCCCGCGTGTCTTCAAGTAACGGCGATCTCTCGTCTCCAGCGGGCAGATCTCGAGTATGCGCTCGTACGCCCGGGCGGCGAACTCGAGGCGTACGTCCAGGTCCTCTAGCCCGCCAGAAGGGTCGGTCGTAATCTCCGTCCGCCGCCCGACCGGCACCGCCCGCGGACCGGCGCCAGTCTGATGGGCCCCCTTATTGGCTGGCCCGGCAATACGGTTCTCGTCGCGGGCCTCCGCGTTCGGCGCCGATTCTTCGTTGCCGGTTCCGTTGGCGCCGCTTCTCGCCGCGTGTTGCGAGCGTCCGCGAGGATCGGAACAGCTGTCGGCCGGCTCCATCCCGAGGAGTTCGTAACTTCTGGTGAGGACCGCAAGGAAGTCTGCTTTATAGTCTAGGTCCTCGAGGCTGGCGAGCATGACGAAGACGTCGCCGCTCCCGGCGAGGCGGCAGTCGGCGACGAGGCAGCCTCCCTTGCCGCTGGCTTTCACCACCGAGTATTTCTCCCGCTTTCCGCAGGCCGGGCAGTCCCACACCACGCGGGCACCCTGCTCTCTTGCAGTGCCCAACCGGGCGGTAAGCAGCTCCAGCATCCGATCGCGCACCAGGTCCTTGTCGTAGCGTCTGGGACGCTGCGAGCGGGTAGAGGTGGCGCCCCGCTCACCGGCTTCGCTGCCCACTAGCGTCCTCCTTCCTCTGGAACCCCGAACGGCGGTCGTCCGTAGACCTTTCGGACGAGGTCGGCGAGTTCCTCTACGTCCGCCGGCGTGTGCTTTTCATCGGCCTCGGCGAAAGCAAGCGGGAGGTCCCAGGTCGGGCAGATTCCCCAAAGAACGTCCTCGTCCTCGCCCAGGTACTTGAGCTCCGCACGCGTGAAGCAGACGACGTGGAAAGCTTCCGCGTCGGTCCCCTCGAACCTGGCGTTCACGTCCGCTGCCATGTCGGCGGCCTGTCGCTTTGGATCGTCCGCGAAAGGCCGCGCGTTCAGGTACAGGGTGGCGTCGACGTCGGCAGTGACCGTGCCGGCTTCGTCTCGCACAACAACAACGCAGGCGCCGACCGGTCCCACGGCTAGGAAATCGATCATCCCGGCCCCCTCGGTCATGAGCTCGTCGAAAACGTAGTAGCCGTGGGCCGACGCCGAGCGCAGGGCCAGTCGGACGTGCTCGCGCCGCTCCGCACGGGCGATCCTCTCTTTCCTAGCCGAGTAGCGCGGTCGCCCCCGCCCCGGTCCGGCCGGGAGCGCCAGGAGAAGCAACGACATGGCTGTATAGAGTGCGCGGATGGTCAATCCTCTCGCATATCGCCCACGCTACGCTTCGTTGTCAGACGCGGGAAACAGCCGCCCCTGCTCAGCGGACCGACTCCCGGAACGCGCGCCCGAACGGCTACCGGCCATCCCGGGTCCCCTTGGGTTTCGGGAACGCCCTCCTCGCATGAAGCGCTCCTTGTGTTCCTCGTCGCGATCCCGCTGCCTGGCGTACTGGGAGTGCGCTTTGGAGACGTTGGCGGCCTGGCGGTCACGCTGGCCTTGCACGCGAGTCTGCTGGATCGTGCGCGCGGCGTTGCTCTTGCCTGCGCCGTCCTTGCCCGGCAACCCTTTCCGCGTCGGCTTCCCGGTGCCGGTCCCGGACCCGTCGCCCTTCGGTTTGGGCACGGACGCACCGCCGGAAGAGCGGTTCATAAGGTTCTTCGTGGCTTGGGTGATGGCGGTCTTGGCGGGGATGCCGACCGCGAGCGCGGCCCCGGTCTTCGCGAGGCTCATAAGCCCCCCGCGGCCCGGCAGTTGCACGTTGAAGGCCCACTCGACGCACTTGAAGGGCGTCTTGTACATGATCCACATTGTAATTATGGCGCCGAGCGAGACCACCGCGTTCTCGGAGACAAACCCCAAAGAGTTCGTCATGCTCCCGAAGATGGACTCGGGCGAGGTTACCGCGAGCGAGCCGACCCCGAGCTCTATGGACCAGAGCGCTGGTATCGCCGCGCTGGCGAGGATGCCGCGGAACCAGGAGCCCGCCAGCGATTGCAGGCTGGGTACGATCGAGGCGGTGAGAGCGAAGGCGCCGGAGACGAAGAGGACCGCGTAGAGGACCTTGTTGAGGAGGCACACGATGACGAGCAGCCCCCCGACCCAGACCGCCCCGATCAGCAGTATCAGATTCAGGAAGTTCGTCACGGCCATGTTGCCGATCGAGGCTTTGAAGAGCTGCTGGCCGGCGGCGTCTATGTCCTGCCCGCCCGGGTAGAAGGCGTCCGTGATGCCGCCGGTTATGCGGGATAACTCGCCCATGAACTGCGGCAGGAAGGCCAGCGCCATCGCGATGCCCATGAGGCGGGGAAGCCCCTGGAAGCCGGCGTAGGCGAGGTCGTAGTTGTCCGAGCGGACCGTCATCAGGATACCCAGGACGAGGATGCCGACCAGGATCGCCGGCCGGAGCGTCTCCACCGCGCCCTTGTAGTAGCCGAGCAGGTCGCCGCGGCCCTCCAGAGTCGGCAGGGAGAGCAGGTCCGTCTCGAAGGCCTCCGACATCTCTTGCAACGCCCAGCCGAAGGTCCAGTCCCAGATGAAGCCCATGACGCCCTTGAAGCCGTCGAGGAGGAGGCCGGTGATGCCGCCCGTGTCGCTGCCGCCATCCGAGGGCGCCGCAACGGTGGGCTCGTCGTTGGCTAACTGTCCGCTGCCCGCGAGGCACCCCTCGTACTCCTGCTTCTCCGCCATCGACGCGTCGTCCGGGGGCGCCACGCACTCGGAAGAGCCGTCGTCGGGCGAGGTGGCCTCTCCACCGGCGTTCTCGTCCCCCGATCCGTCGTCTGAACCGGTACGGGCGAGGCAGTCGTCGTAGGCTTCCTGCTGCTCGACGTAGTCCGCTCCCTCGACGGCGCCATCGCCGTCGGGAGTCTCCGGCTTGACGCACTCCTCGGGCTGGGAGGCGTTCTCGTTTGCGGCTATGGGATCGAGGCCCGTGCCGCCGGAGTCCTCCCCGGAATCGCCATCGTCCCCAGAATTGCCCTCTGTCCGCTCCAGGCACTCCTCGTAGAGTTGTTTGCTCTCGTTGTACGCCATCGCCCCCTCCACGTCTAGATCACCGCCTCCGGGCATCTCCGGCCTCACGCACTCCTCGGGGCTGACGGCGTTCTTGTTGGTGTCGTCGGTCTCCTCGAGGCCCGTCTGCGCCAGAGCCGGGGCGACGGGAAGCAGGACTAGTACGACCGCGAACAGCACGAGGACGAGCGGGCGCATCCCCGAGGAGTGCCCGAAACTACGCACGGAGGTGATGGTCGGGAAGTTCGCGGCGGGCGCTCCTTCGTGCGCCGGGAGGGTCGCGCGGCCTAGAGGGGCGTCCACTCGACCATCCTGTCGTAGAGGAACCACCCGAGGAGGCACAAGAAGAGGCCGGCGAAGACGCCCTCGGCCACCTTGGCGGCCAGGGCGTGGCGGTCGCCGTTGGTGGCGGCGACGCCCTTTATAAGGATCGCGACCATGAGCCCGACCCCCGAGGCGGCCAGGCCCACGGCCCTGAGCGTCGAAACGATCGGCGACCAGAACCCGTAGCCGCCTTGCTGGGCGAGGAACGCCAGGGTTTGCAAGGGTGCCGCGTGCTCCAGCAGGGCCGCCGCGAGCAGGAAGGTCGGGACGTGGTGGATTATGGTTTACGTCTCCTCTATCTCGTCGGTGTGCTTCACGACCCAGTCGCCCCCGGAGCGCACGAGGGTCATCTTCTGGCGGTAGGAGAGCTTCCGGCCGGTGAGCCCGCCGTCCGGGCCGTAGCCCTCCCCGGTCTCGAAGTGGGCGTAGCCGGAGGCCGTCGGACCGCCGCTCCTCGTAAGCTCGAAGCGGGAGAGGAGGGCCGCGCTCCTGGTACCGCTCTCCCCCACCTGGGCGGCGTAGCGCTCTATCTCCTTCGAGCCCGGGGACTCGTAGAAGACGGGCCAGGCCACCGTGGAGCCGACGCCTTGGTTGTAGGCATCCTCGTCGTCGCCCGAGTAGCCGTAGGCGGCCGTCACGAACCTGGCCGCGGCGAAGCGCACCCTCTCCTCGTCGGTGGGGGCGAGGTCTCCTGCGGAGGCCCCGGTGCCGAGGGGGTCGGGCCGGTAGCCTTCGGGCTCGGACGACCCTTCTTCGGTGCCCGTCCGCGATGGATCGGCCACGCCGGCGGCCGGGTCTTGTTCTGGACGCGCGCCACCCGCGACGTCGCCGTCCGGCCGCCCCCCGGCGCCGTCTTCCACGTAGGCGGTGTCGTCCGGGACCGCCTCGCGCCCGGTTTCTGGGGCGTTTCCGGTAGCCTCGCTGGCACCGTTATCTGAGGGGACGGTGCGGGCCTCCGACGGCGCGGAGCCGCCGGATTCGCCGCGCCCGCCGTATGAGAGGACCGCGTAGCTCCACGCGAGTAGGAGGAGGAAGAGGACGCCGCACGCGACGAGGATCCTGCGCCGTCCCGATTGCCCGCGCTGCCGGAAGCCTCCCTGAGGCAGACCGCTCATCTCGAAACCCCTTTCCTCGTAGAACGGATGCGGACGGCCTGGATCAACCGACGAGCCTCCGGGCGCCCATGTACTCGGGCGAGTCCCACATGGGGGTGACGGAGGTGTCCATCGTCCCCATGTTGGCGTGGATGATCTGGCCTTCGCCCGTCGAGATCGCGACGTGGCCGTAGGTGCCGTCTCCGGGGTCGTCCCAGACCAGCAGGTCGCCCGCCTGCGGTTCCCCCTCCACCGGGTCGCCGTAGTCCGCGTTCTCCGTGGGCATGTCGGGCAGCTGGTAGCCGAACTCGGCGAAGACGGTGGTCGTCAGGCACGTGCAGTCCATGGCCTCGCCGGGCACGCAGTCCTCGGGTGGGCCGAGCACGTAGGGCACGCCGAGGTACTTCTTCGCCTCCTCCACGACCTGCTGGCCCGTGGCGCTCCCCGACACGGCGCCTCCGGTCTGCGAGGGGGTCGCTCCGACGAACTCCGTGCCCATGGGGGAGGGACCGCCCGAGTTCTCGGCGACGGTCGGGACCAGGCCGAGGAGCTGCAGGGGGCGGCAGTGGGCCGGGAGGTCGGCCGTGGAAGGCGCGGGCGCCAGGGACCCCTCGCCGCCGGCCGCGCCGCCGTTATCGCGCAGCCACTCCAGCAGGGGGTACGGGTTCATCGCCCCCGAGCCGGCCTCGGCGCGCGAGCCGCTCCCGTCCGTGTACCAGCCGAGGTGCAGGTGCCCGCCGCGGCCGTCGGGGAGTACCGAGCCCGGCGGCCCTTCCCCCGTCGAGCCGACCTCGCCGATTTGCTGGCCCGCTTCGACGACGTCGCCGGGCTTCAGGCCCGTCGGCCCGTTCATGTGGGCGTAGAGGAGCGTGTCGCCGGCCTCGACCGGCCCGACGCCCTCGGTGGCCTCGACCATCACCGTCCA carries:
- a CDS encoding ICP22 family protein, yielding MDAPLGRATLPAHEGAPAANFPTITSVRSFGHSSGMRPLVLVLFAVVLVLLPVAPALAQTGLEETDDTNKNAVSPEECVRPEMPGGGDLDVEGAMAYNESKQLYEECLERTEGNSGDDGDSGEDSGGTGLDPIAANENASQPEECVKPETPDGDGAVEGADYVEQQEAYDDCLARTGSDDGSGDENAGGEATSPDDGSSECVAPPDDASMAEKQEYEGCLAGSGQLANDEPTVAAPSDGGSDTGGITGLLLDGFKGVMGFIWDWTFGWALQEMSEAFETDLLSLPTLEGRGDLLGYYKGAVETLRPAILVGILVLGILMTVRSDNYDLAYAGFQGLPRLMGIAMALAFLPQFMGELSRITGGITDAFYPGGQDIDAAGQQLFKASIGNMAVTNFLNLILLIGAVWVGGLLVIVCLLNKVLYAVLFVSGAFALTASIVPSLQSLAGSWFRGILASAAIPALWSIELGVGSLAVTSPESIFGSMTNSLGFVSENAVVSLGAIITMWIMYKTPFKCVEWAFNVQLPGRGGLMSLAKTGAALAVGIPAKTAITQATKNLMNRSSGGASVPKPKGDGSGTGTGKPTRKGLPGKDGAGKSNAARTIQQTRVQGQRDRQAANVSKAHSQYARQRDRDEEHKERFMRGGRSRNPRGPGMAGSRSGARSGSRSAEQGRLFPASDNEA